One Paraburkholderia kururiensis DNA window includes the following coding sequences:
- a CDS encoding glycosyltransferase family 2 protein, which yields MLLSLVVPFYNEEDTVDHLFSRVVPVLESLDGLDYEIVCVDDGSRDATLGKLQIERRRFGKVKLVELSRNFGKESALTAGLDESNGDVIVPFDADLQDPPEVIPRLVEKWRQGYDVVLAQRVDRNTDTFAKRKTAAMFYRVHNALAPQHIPENVGDFRLFTREVLEALKLLPERQRFMKGLFAWVGFRSTVVEYVRDARIAGRTKFSGWKLWNFALEGFTSFSTLPLRVWTYVGSTVAAFAVLYGAFIVVRTLLKGNAVPGYASLASIILFLGGIQLIGIGVIGEYLGRVYFETKHRPIYLVRRRYDPIEALAQQSYTAAPDTADAAARWTGKPRPATT from the coding sequence ATGCTCCTCTCGTTGGTGGTGCCCTTTTACAACGAAGAAGATACCGTCGACCATCTGTTCTCGCGCGTGGTCCCCGTGCTCGAATCGCTCGACGGACTGGACTACGAAATCGTGTGCGTGGACGACGGCAGCCGCGACGCCACGCTCGGCAAATTGCAGATCGAGCGGCGGCGCTTCGGCAAGGTCAAGCTGGTCGAACTCTCGCGCAATTTCGGTAAGGAATCCGCACTGACGGCCGGCCTCGACGAGTCGAACGGCGACGTCATCGTTCCCTTCGATGCCGACCTGCAGGACCCGCCCGAAGTCATTCCGCGGCTCGTCGAAAAATGGCGGCAAGGCTACGACGTGGTGCTCGCACAACGCGTCGACCGCAACACGGACACCTTCGCGAAGCGCAAGACCGCGGCCATGTTCTATCGCGTGCACAACGCGCTCGCACCGCAGCACATACCGGAAAACGTGGGCGACTTCCGGCTCTTCACGCGCGAAGTGCTGGAAGCGCTCAAGCTGCTGCCGGAGCGTCAGCGCTTCATGAAGGGGCTTTTCGCGTGGGTGGGCTTTCGGTCCACCGTGGTCGAGTACGTGCGCGATGCGCGCATAGCGGGCCGCACCAAGTTTTCGGGATGGAAGCTGTGGAATTTCGCGCTGGAAGGCTTCACGAGTTTCAGCACCCTGCCGCTGCGCGTGTGGACCTACGTGGGATCCACAGTCGCCGCGTTCGCGGTGCTGTACGGCGCGTTCATCGTCGTGCGCACGCTCCTCAAGGGCAATGCGGTGCCGGGTTATGCGTCGCTCGCGAGCATCATCCTGTTTCTCGGCGGCATTCAACTCATCGGCATCGGCGTGATCGGCGAGTACCTGGGACGTGTGTACTTCGAGACCAAGCATCGCCCCATCTATCTCGTGCGGCGGCGCTACGACCCGATCGAAGCGCTTGCGCAGCAGAGCTACACCGCAGCGCCGGACACGGCTGACGCCGCCGCGCGCTGGACCGGCAAGCCGCGACCCGCGACGACCTGA
- a CDS encoding EAL domain-containing protein — translation MGSVEEYSIYELDARGRIVTWNSGAASQMGYRASEVVGRHFGQLFSAQDGRAELAERSLSSATAEGRFSGELWLRRKDGTQFWARVVVTRLSHSTRRAAGYLVITHDLTDLRRREETVQFTLDSDEQAVIRTDVHQCVTFMNPAAERTTDWSSERAIGKPLKEVLRIVDRHGRPCNFDPRQWSSRGAAAERREFNSMLVSRHGKSYDVDVSVFAMPDTTGRHGEALVVYSDRTKHRRFHRELVRAEMHDRLTGLPNRTAFEARLDQALHQHVEHGRVHTLCMIDLHGFGMINQADGSLAGDTLLRQVSRLLAHELRDTDLLARLGADEFGVLLYDCRMHQAQKICGRLLQEIRALEFAWGDHVYDLGASFGLTEFADRTRSVSDLMSEAGIARSSAKAAGRNLIFTYTPGVGDAARQHSALLIASSIKSAVKANRFRLYGQEIRALPASGDARPHVEVLVRMVDEAGQLVMPGAFIPAAERNNLMIDIDRWVIGAVIRDIGPTVADLPNVMLSINLSANSLSDPSTVSFVQDLLDGSALRPERLCFEVTETAFVTNLKQAMELIEFLRSRGCSVMLDDFGAGVSSFGYLKQFPVDYIKIDGHFVRDIVNSNVDRAIVESIHEISGKLGARTIAEFVESPAILGVLNEIGIDYAQGYAIGRPMPFADLLQTLRGGVA, via the coding sequence ATGGGCTCGGTCGAGGAATATTCGATTTACGAACTCGACGCCCGCGGCCGCATCGTCACCTGGAACAGCGGCGCCGCCAGCCAGATGGGGTATCGCGCGAGCGAAGTCGTGGGGCGCCATTTCGGGCAGCTGTTTTCGGCGCAAGACGGACGCGCGGAGCTCGCCGAACGCAGCCTGTCGAGCGCCACGGCCGAAGGCCGCTTCAGCGGCGAGCTGTGGCTGCGCCGCAAAGACGGCACGCAGTTCTGGGCGCGCGTGGTCGTGACGCGACTCTCGCACAGCACGCGCCGCGCTGCCGGCTATCTCGTCATCACGCACGACCTCACCGATCTACGGCGCCGCGAGGAAACCGTGCAGTTCACGCTGGACAGCGACGAACAGGCCGTGATCCGCACCGACGTCCATCAATGCGTGACCTTCATGAACCCCGCCGCGGAGCGCACCACGGACTGGTCTTCCGAGCGCGCCATCGGCAAGCCGCTCAAGGAAGTGCTGCGCATCGTCGACCGGCACGGACGCCCCTGCAATTTCGACCCGCGCCAGTGGAGCTCGCGCGGTGCGGCGGCGGAGCGGCGCGAATTCAACAGCATGCTGGTGAGCCGTCACGGCAAGAGCTACGACGTCGACGTGTCCGTGTTCGCGATGCCCGACACGACGGGCCGTCATGGCGAAGCGCTCGTCGTCTACTCCGACCGCACGAAGCACAGGCGCTTTCATCGCGAACTCGTGCGAGCGGAGATGCACGATCGGCTGACCGGCTTGCCGAACCGCACGGCATTCGAGGCACGGCTCGACCAGGCGTTGCATCAGCATGTCGAGCATGGCCGCGTGCATACGCTCTGCATGATCGATCTGCACGGCTTCGGCATGATCAACCAGGCCGACGGGAGCCTCGCGGGCGATACGCTGTTGCGTCAGGTCTCGCGGCTCCTCGCGCATGAACTGCGCGATACCGATCTGCTCGCGCGCCTCGGGGCCGACGAGTTCGGCGTCTTGCTCTACGACTGCCGCATGCACCAGGCGCAGAAAATCTGCGGGCGGCTCCTGCAGGAAATTCGTGCGCTGGAATTCGCCTGGGGCGATCACGTCTACGACCTGGGCGCGAGCTTCGGGCTGACCGAGTTCGCGGACCGCACGCGTTCGGTGAGCGACCTGATGAGCGAGGCAGGCATCGCGCGTTCTTCAGCGAAGGCTGCGGGACGCAATCTCATCTTCACCTACACGCCCGGCGTGGGCGACGCCGCGCGCCAGCATTCGGCCCTGCTCATCGCGTCGAGCATCAAGTCGGCGGTGAAGGCGAACCGTTTTCGGCTCTACGGGCAGGAGATTCGCGCCCTGCCGGCATCGGGCGATGCGCGGCCGCACGTCGAAGTGCTCGTGCGCATGGTGGACGAGGCGGGGCAACTCGTGATGCCCGGCGCCTTCATTCCGGCTGCCGAACGCAACAACCTGATGATCGACATCGACCGCTGGGTGATCGGCGCCGTGATTCGCGACATCGGGCCCACGGTGGCGGATCTGCCCAACGTGATGCTCTCCATCAATCTGTCGGCCAACTCGCTGAGCGATCCGTCCACGGTCTCGTTCGTGCAGGATCTGCTGGACGGCTCCGCGTTGCGGCCCGAGCGGCTCTGTTTCGAAGTGACGGAGACCGCCTTCGTCACCAATCTCAAGCAGGCGATGGAGTTGATCGAGTTCCTGCGCTCGCGCGGCTGCTCGGTCATGCTGGACGACTTCGGCGCAGGCGTGAGTTCGTTCGGATACCTGAAGCAGTTTCCCGTGGACTACATCAAGATCGACGGCCACTTCGTGCGCGACATCGTGAACAGCAACGTGGACCGCGCGATCGTGGAGTCGATTCACGAGATCAGCGGCAAGCTGGGGGCGCGGACCATCGCGGAGTTCGTCGAGTCGCCGGCGATACTGGGTGTGCTCAACGAGATCGGTATCGACTATGCGCAGGGCTACGCGATTGGACGGCCCATGCCGTTCGCCGATCTGCTGCAGACGTTGCGCGGCGGCGTGGCCTGA
- a CDS encoding carboxypeptidase-like regulatory domain-containing protein: protein MSAVRSPFFRAALLIGALLAVSSASVAQGPGKPPVVEPRDLVSPEERLDYCNEMHNASTLDERLAIARRMRDTLVARAKEKGVTLPSPMHRGMRGGMRGGMGGGNACRDPNGEAAMRSYGMDCGKVGLMVDSSQPGAVAAQAPRVEVHYANGVAYVSGGVGQDEADAMRAIRGNYSMRATFATANGTYLSDVAVRVENADGSTLFTTRSDGPFLYAKLPAGHYRLIATSDRIERARTIDIPRHGAVSVTLTWPAPTPKQSG, encoded by the coding sequence ATGTCCGCTGTTCGAAGTCCCTTCTTCAGGGCCGCGCTGCTGATCGGCGCACTTCTTGCCGTTTCGTCCGCCAGCGTCGCCCAGGGGCCGGGCAAGCCGCCCGTCGTCGAGCCGCGCGACCTGGTTTCGCCGGAAGAGCGGCTCGATTACTGCAACGAAATGCACAACGCCTCGACGCTCGACGAGCGCCTCGCCATCGCGCGCCGCATGCGGGACACGCTGGTGGCCCGCGCAAAAGAAAAAGGCGTGACGTTACCGTCGCCCATGCACCGCGGCATGCGGGGTGGGATGCGAGGCGGCATGGGTGGTGGCAACGCCTGCCGCGACCCGAACGGCGAAGCGGCCATGCGCAGCTACGGCATGGACTGCGGCAAGGTGGGACTCATGGTGGACAGCAGCCAGCCCGGCGCCGTGGCGGCTCAGGCACCTCGCGTGGAAGTGCATTACGCGAACGGCGTTGCCTACGTGTCGGGCGGCGTGGGCCAGGACGAGGCCGACGCCATGCGCGCCATCCGCGGGAACTACAGCATGCGCGCGACGTTCGCGACGGCGAATGGCACGTATCTCTCCGACGTCGCGGTGCGCGTGGAAAACGCGGACGGCTCCACGCTCTTCACCACGCGCTCGGACGGTCCGTTTCTGTACGCGAAGCTGCCTGCGGGCCACTATCGGTTGATCGCCACGTCGGACCGGATCGAACGCGCCCGCACCATCGACATTCCTCGCCACGGCGCCGTCAGCGTCACGCTGACGTGGCCGGCTCCCACGCCGAAACAATCAGGCTGA
- a CDS encoding glycosyltransferase family 39 protein: MNTTNPGTAPDHAAREDAARALRAQFTQRSVADTLFAPIALAIFAIAVLLRVYHLDYLPLWNDELFSRYYYDLFGAKFLVTTGLTLEPTPPLYYFMLEPWMALFGHSEAALRSLSVVASLVALPLVYAVARELFARTSIALTSAALFAVSPMAVYFSQEARVYMFTLIPAGMMLLGIARYLRQQRTGDLLLYAAGAVVSLYSHATFTLVVAACNVVVLAWLVFGAVPASVPVVSAAAATARATRHARASAIVRWLAANGVVGVLWLPLFMAMFSIGRHGTGLSWIPPLSFRDLLVVASGLVAGPIARMRFPGIEVAALLLAVLAVTLWMARMPRRAVAVLVAIPVLFVVLATAASIKQPILLPRILCWITLPLSVALAWAVVVPSKLRLAARAATLIAFGVGLYWQIALADGAKAPLCAVFGDTRAELTQADEVVLAPYTSAVLLAYYGPPLHQLVKWHDPAVTGIENQEMIEKLGIPKRDVQAVANDIRAGKPVVLVSASPDARFMPSLMDQVPAPERRVESTCNVVPLHGVKPPPCIAVYAWNTRATPTRDNSGNAGNSGNVGDSLHGPAQ; this comes from the coding sequence ATGAACACGACGAACCCGGGCACGGCACCCGACCATGCAGCCCGCGAGGACGCTGCGCGCGCACTGCGTGCCCAGTTCACGCAGCGCTCCGTCGCCGATACGCTCTTCGCCCCCATCGCGCTCGCCATCTTCGCGATTGCGGTGTTGCTTCGCGTGTACCACCTCGACTACCTGCCGTTGTGGAACGACGAGCTTTTTTCGCGCTACTACTACGACCTGTTCGGCGCGAAATTTCTCGTCACCACGGGGCTCACGCTCGAGCCGACACCGCCGCTCTACTACTTCATGCTCGAGCCATGGATGGCACTGTTCGGGCACAGCGAAGCGGCGCTGCGCTCGCTTTCCGTGGTCGCGTCGCTCGTGGCCTTGCCGCTCGTTTATGCGGTGGCGCGCGAGCTGTTCGCACGCACGTCGATTGCGCTCACGTCGGCCGCGCTGTTCGCGGTCTCGCCGATGGCCGTGTATTTTTCGCAGGAAGCGCGCGTGTACATGTTCACGCTGATCCCGGCGGGGATGATGCTGCTCGGCATTGCGCGATATCTGCGGCAACAGCGCACCGGCGACCTGCTGCTCTACGCGGCGGGCGCCGTGGTCTCGCTCTACAGCCACGCCACGTTCACGCTCGTCGTGGCCGCATGCAACGTGGTGGTGCTCGCGTGGCTCGTGTTCGGCGCGGTGCCGGCTTCGGTTCCCGTCGTGTCTGCCGCCGCCGCAACCGCACGTGCGACGAGGCACGCCCGCGCGAGTGCTATCGTCCGCTGGCTCGCGGCGAACGGGGTCGTGGGCGTGCTGTGGCTGCCGCTTTTCATGGCGATGTTTTCCATCGGACGACACGGCACCGGGCTTTCGTGGATTCCGCCGCTTTCGTTTCGCGATCTGCTCGTCGTGGCGAGCGGACTCGTGGCTGGCCCCATCGCCCGCATGCGTTTTCCCGGTATCGAAGTGGCGGCACTGCTGCTCGCGGTTCTCGCTGTAACGCTGTGGATGGCGCGCATGCCGCGGCGTGCCGTGGCCGTGCTGGTCGCGATTCCCGTGCTGTTCGTCGTGCTCGCGACAGCCGCGAGCATCAAGCAGCCCATCCTGTTGCCGCGCATTCTGTGCTGGATCACGCTGCCGCTTTCCGTGGCGCTCGCCTGGGCCGTCGTGGTGCCGTCGAAGCTGCGCCTCGCTGCGCGCGCGGCCACGCTGATCGCATTCGGCGTGGGCCTCTACTGGCAGATCGCCCTGGCCGATGGCGCGAAGGCCCCGTTGTGCGCGGTATTCGGCGACACGCGCGCAGAGCTGACGCAGGCCGACGAAGTGGTGCTCGCGCCTTATACATCCGCGGTGCTGCTCGCGTATTACGGGCCGCCGCTACACCAGCTGGTCAAGTGGCATGACCCGGCAGTGACCGGCATCGAGAATCAGGAGATGATCGAAAAACTCGGCATTCCTAAGCGCGACGTGCAAGCGGTGGCCAACGACATTCGTGCCGGCAAGCCGGTCGTGCTGGTTTCGGCATCGCCGGACGCGCGCTTCATGCCGTCGCTGATGGACCAGGTGCCGGCGCCCGAGCGCCGCGTGGAGTCCACCTGCAACGTGGTGCCGCTGCATGGCGTGAAGCCGCCGCCGTGCATTGCGGTCTACGCCTGGAATACGCGCGCCACGCCGACGCGGGACAACTCAGGCAACGCAGGCAATTCAGGCAACGTAGGCGATTCACTCCACGGACCCGCTCAATGA